The Christiangramia flava JLT2011 genome has a segment encoding these proteins:
- the galB gene encoding beta-galactosidase GalB, whose translation MSSKFPFDTFRLSGLVILCIFSFLIAEKGTAQNKQADAVRQRISLNKDWKFFKYETNEQTDKLIYEARPAVEDVRDDKPADSKPTEAVTTQASEHQLKAWILPSGNDFLKDSEGKFKRPEGNPGVDFPFVQPGFQDENWEKVNVPHDWAIQGPFMEGWDAEVGGGMGRLPSPGVAWYRKKINLTQTDLKGSIFLDIDGAMSYAMVWLNGKLVGGWPYGYSSWRLDLSPYAREGENQIAIRLDNPNYSSRWYPGGGIYRNVWLVKTNKIHVAHWGSFVRTEEVTSNSAKLKLDIQIENDSEHAENIQVSTQIFEWNDGVAEADPVAEIPVVSRKIEAHSTQEFSETITITKPKLWGPLPQQRPNRYLARTIVRKNSEKVDVYETNFGIRSVEFDATNGLLVNGEKIYIQGVNQHHDLGALGAAFNKSAARRQLLKLREMGVNAIRMAHNPPAPELLQLTDEMGFLVVDEIFDGWQRKKNPHDFHLIFNDWYRQDIRSWIRRDRNHPSIILWSIGNEVGEQYTGEEGAQLAHKLRALAYEEDPTRPTSASMNYAKPDMPFSAEMEVLNLNYQGEGIRNAPAYAHFDGIKTPPLYPDFQQKFPKKAIISSENAAALSSRGTYIFPVSEGISAPVSDTTGGDPIHRYVSSYELYTAPFGSSADKVFKSLDQHPFVAGGFVWSGWDYLGEPTPYYLSRSSYYGIIDLAGFKKDRFYLYQARWRPDFPMAHILPHWNFPERKGELTPVHIFTSGDEAELFLNGKSLGKKKKAEYEYRLRWDSVRYEPGELTVIAYKNGRKWAEDTVRTAGKAVKLIIKPEKESVQFEEEELGFLAVKVLDAKGNPVPTAANLITFSVEGPAEIVATDNGDPTDMTAFPSKSRKAFSGKALVIIRPTGKGKISISATSEGLETTTTQILSQ comes from the coding sequence ATGAGTTCCAAATTTCCTTTCGATACATTCCGCCTTTCTGGTCTCGTTATACTTTGCATTTTCAGCTTTTTGATTGCTGAAAAAGGAACTGCGCAGAATAAACAGGCCGATGCAGTACGGCAGCGAATTTCGCTCAATAAAGACTGGAAATTCTTTAAATATGAAACGAACGAGCAGACTGATAAGCTTATTTATGAGGCAAGACCGGCAGTTGAGGATGTTCGGGATGATAAACCGGCCGATTCCAAACCTACGGAGGCTGTTACAACCCAGGCTTCTGAACATCAGCTGAAGGCCTGGATTCTTCCCAGCGGAAACGATTTTCTGAAAGATTCCGAAGGAAAGTTCAAACGCCCCGAAGGAAATCCGGGTGTCGATTTCCCGTTCGTGCAGCCTGGATTCCAGGATGAAAACTGGGAAAAAGTGAATGTACCTCATGACTGGGCGATCCAAGGCCCCTTCATGGAAGGCTGGGATGCTGAAGTGGGCGGCGGTATGGGAAGATTGCCCAGTCCCGGTGTGGCCTGGTACCGAAAAAAGATCAACTTGACCCAAACCGATTTGAAAGGCTCCATTTTCCTGGACATTGACGGTGCCATGTCATACGCCATGGTCTGGCTGAACGGCAAACTGGTTGGCGGCTGGCCCTACGGCTATTCCTCCTGGCGCCTCGATCTTAGCCCCTACGCCCGGGAAGGTGAAAACCAGATTGCGATCAGGCTGGACAACCCGAATTACTCCTCGCGCTGGTATCCTGGTGGCGGAATTTACCGAAACGTCTGGCTGGTCAAAACCAATAAAATTCATGTAGCGCATTGGGGAAGTTTTGTTCGAACGGAAGAAGTCACCAGTAATTCCGCGAAACTGAAGCTGGATATCCAGATAGAAAATGATTCCGAACACGCCGAAAATATCCAGGTAAGCACCCAGATTTTTGAATGGAATGACGGGGTAGCCGAAGCAGATCCGGTAGCTGAAATACCTGTTGTTTCCAGAAAGATCGAAGCGCATTCCACACAAGAATTTTCAGAAACCATCACTATTACCAAGCCCAAATTATGGGGTCCACTTCCGCAGCAGCGCCCAAACCGCTACCTCGCCCGCACGATCGTTAGAAAGAATTCTGAAAAAGTAGACGTATATGAAACAAATTTCGGCATCCGTTCCGTAGAATTTGATGCCACAAATGGTTTGCTGGTGAACGGCGAAAAGATCTACATTCAGGGAGTGAATCAGCATCACGATCTTGGTGCCCTTGGCGCGGCTTTCAATAAAAGTGCAGCCCGCAGGCAATTGCTGAAATTACGGGAAATGGGGGTGAATGCCATTCGTATGGCGCACAACCCGCCAGCTCCGGAATTGCTCCAACTTACTGATGAAATGGGATTTCTCGTGGTAGATGAAATTTTCGATGGCTGGCAACGGAAGAAAAATCCGCATGATTTTCATCTCATTTTCAACGACTGGTACCGGCAGGATATTCGCTCATGGATTCGGCGCGACCGCAATCATCCTTCGATCATCCTCTGGAGCATTGGGAATGAAGTTGGGGAACAGTATACAGGCGAGGAAGGCGCCCAGCTGGCTCACAAATTGAGAGCGCTGGCATATGAGGAAGATCCCACTCGGCCTACCAGTGCCTCGATGAACTATGCTAAACCTGATATGCCATTTTCTGCGGAAATGGAGGTCCTGAACCTGAATTACCAGGGAGAAGGCATCAGGAATGCGCCGGCTTATGCACATTTTGATGGAATCAAAACCCCACCGCTTTACCCCGATTTTCAGCAGAAGTTTCCGAAAAAAGCCATTATCAGCAGTGAAAATGCCGCAGCCCTTAGCAGCAGAGGCACATATATCTTTCCTGTTTCTGAAGGAATCAGTGCTCCGGTAAGCGATACTACGGGTGGTGACCCCATTCACCGCTATGTGAGTTCTTATGAATTATACACCGCGCCTTTCGGCTCTTCGGCTGATAAGGTTTTCAAATCGCTGGACCAGCATCCTTTCGTTGCAGGTGGTTTTGTATGGAGCGGTTGGGACTACCTTGGCGAACCCACTCCCTATTACCTTTCCCGCAGTTCTTATTACGGCATCATAGACCTGGCAGGTTTTAAAAAAGATCGCTTTTACCTTTACCAGGCCCGGTGGCGTCCTGATTTTCCAATGGCACACATTCTTCCGCACTGGAACTTTCCGGAGAGAAAAGGAGAGTTGACACCGGTGCACATTTTCACGTCGGGTGATGAAGCGGAACTGTTCTTAAACGGAAAATCATTAGGCAAGAAGAAAAAAGCGGAATACGAATATCGTCTGCGCTGGGACTCGGTGCGTTATGAGCCCGGTGAACTGACGGTCATCGCTTACAAAAATGGGCGGAAATGGGCGGAAGATACCGTGCGTACCGCAGGAAAAGCTGTAAAATTGATCATCAAACCGGAAAAGGAGTCTGTTCAGTTTGAGGAAGAAGAACTGGGATTTTTGGCGGTCAAGGTACTCG
- a CDS encoding PAS domain S-box protein, giving the protein MPLLQLLPLSQGEKIISENPSLLNKLTSMPVCGIWLQPELQENSLWISDSFWNFMGYGNKDEHSRRESLEAEALSVLEDVRANIHKEEFQFKKRFPSGDGNGLLVRVMVQKVAFHQGTGILYRFQRYEAKLNPGDKQESFQDLIKIFNETNELARVGGWELDLVSGKLSWTRMTKEIHEVPADFVPDLEKGIYFYKEGWSRDKISGLVQEAIENGKSWDAELLLVTAKGKEIWVRAMGKPEFQEGKCVRLYGAFQDINRQKIAELQYKTTRERFEKIFQNSSLGIILVHIEGHLILANPASLKIFGFKEAELNDALNLTFKDLIHPNYLKEAVRYRQKLVNGEIENYQMEARFFKITGEEIWCRLTTSIVRGEAGMEDLIISQVEDITERMQLQMKANENAKRFMSAFEYSPNGMGVVSMEGEWLMVNQNLANMFGYTKEEFVNKRSSELTHPKDLKKDSEQLQALINLEIETYSVEKRFIHQSGRIIYGMLYVSVIVDDEGKPLYLIGQIADLTKRILSERALQKSLDEFQGLMDATTKVSIMETDLDGVIQKFNKGAENLLGYTAEEVVGKMNVLAIHTDEEIKERDEHREKFYDAEWTYKRKDGSTFPVKLAITPIKNHKDTITGFLGVAIDISNLKEMEYSLREARKKAEAANQAKSEFLANMSHEIRTPLNGIVGFTDLLMQTSLDTSQEKYMQTINNSANTLMDLINDVLDFSKIEAGKLELSEERTDLIQLCGQTVDMIKHQAHQKGLEVLLQISPNIRRYVYVDAVRLRQILINLLGNAVKFTHEGEVSLSVLSTNLDHDEDEVVFKFEIRDTGIGIARKNLDKIFNAFDQEDASTTRKYGGSGLGLTISNRLLNLMDSKLNVSSVLGQGSTFYFHVKLRTEQEINFETRPIKDIRKVLIVDDNDNNREILKQMLAVNKIETVLSPNGIDALNKLKDHEDFDLAIIDFNMPYLTGIGLIEQIRNNYQLDADKLPVILLHSSTEDEMIQKSCKELDVAFNVTKPIQIAQLYELIENIEEPLNVKAVIPEEEFKNTAEEFRIMIVEDNPVNRFLANTIIQKVVPNALIISAEDGEEAIEKFRENKLDLIFMDIQMPVLSGLEATEEIRKIEKENSHTPIIALTARALKNEREKYLARGMDDYLTKPVVLEDVKEVIFKFLIKEKP; this is encoded by the coding sequence ATGCCACTACTTCAGCTACTACCTCTTTCGCAGGGCGAAAAGATTATTTCTGAAAATCCGTCGCTGCTGAACAAGCTTACCTCCATGCCTGTTTGTGGCATCTGGTTGCAACCTGAGCTTCAGGAAAATTCCCTGTGGATCAGTGATTCCTTCTGGAATTTCATGGGCTACGGAAATAAAGACGAACATAGCCGAAGAGAAAGTCTGGAAGCTGAAGCGCTTTCAGTTTTAGAAGATGTGAGGGCAAATATTCACAAAGAAGAATTCCAGTTCAAGAAACGTTTTCCATCGGGTGACGGAAACGGATTATTGGTGCGGGTCATGGTCCAAAAAGTGGCATTTCACCAGGGAACCGGCATTTTATACCGTTTTCAGCGATACGAAGCAAAACTGAACCCGGGTGATAAACAAGAATCTTTTCAGGACCTGATCAAGATTTTCAATGAAACCAATGAGCTGGCCCGAGTGGGGGGCTGGGAACTGGACCTGGTGAGCGGGAAGCTATCCTGGACCCGGATGACCAAGGAGATCCACGAGGTTCCGGCCGATTTTGTGCCCGATCTGGAAAAGGGCATCTATTTCTACAAAGAGGGCTGGAGCCGGGACAAGATTTCCGGGCTGGTACAGGAAGCTATTGAAAACGGGAAATCCTGGGATGCTGAATTGCTTCTGGTAACGGCTAAAGGGAAGGAGATCTGGGTGCGTGCCATGGGAAAACCCGAATTTCAGGAAGGAAAATGCGTGCGTTTGTATGGTGCTTTCCAGGATATCAATCGCCAGAAAATAGCTGAACTTCAGTATAAGACCACCCGGGAACGGTTTGAAAAGATCTTTCAGAATTCCTCACTGGGAATTATCCTGGTGCATATAGAAGGTCATTTGATCCTGGCAAATCCGGCGAGTTTGAAAATATTCGGTTTCAAAGAAGCAGAGCTGAATGATGCTTTGAACCTCACCTTTAAAGACCTGATCCATCCTAATTACCTTAAGGAAGCGGTGAGATATCGCCAAAAACTGGTGAATGGGGAGATCGAAAATTACCAGATGGAAGCCAGATTCTTCAAAATAACCGGTGAGGAGATCTGGTGCAGGCTAACGACCTCCATCGTAAGAGGAGAAGCCGGGATGGAAGACCTGATCATTAGCCAGGTAGAAGATATTACCGAGCGCATGCAGTTGCAGATGAAGGCCAATGAAAATGCCAAACGCTTCATGAGCGCTTTTGAATACTCGCCAAACGGGATGGGCGTGGTAAGCATGGAGGGCGAATGGCTGATGGTGAACCAGAACCTGGCCAACATGTTTGGCTACACGAAGGAAGAGTTCGTGAATAAACGTTCCAGCGAACTAACGCATCCTAAAGACCTGAAAAAAGATTCCGAGCAGTTGCAGGCGTTGATCAATCTTGAGATTGAGACTTACAGTGTAGAAAAGCGTTTTATTCATCAGTCGGGAAGGATCATCTACGGCATGCTGTATGTTTCGGTGATCGTGGATGACGAGGGTAAACCTTTGTACCTTATCGGTCAAATTGCCGATCTTACCAAAAGGATCCTTTCGGAAAGGGCGCTTCAGAAGAGTCTGGATGAATTCCAGGGGTTGATGGATGCCACCACCAAAGTGTCGATCATGGAAACCGATCTGGACGGCGTGATTCAGAAGTTCAACAAGGGGGCAGAAAATCTTTTAGGTTACACTGCGGAAGAGGTCGTAGGAAAAATGAATGTTCTCGCCATTCATACCGATGAAGAGATCAAGGAACGCGATGAGCATCGGGAAAAATTTTACGATGCAGAGTGGACCTATAAGAGGAAGGATGGCTCCACTTTCCCGGTAAAACTGGCCATTACGCCCATCAAAAATCATAAAGATACCATCACCGGATTCTTAGGAGTGGCCATTGATATTTCCAATTTAAAGGAAATGGAATATTCCCTGCGAGAAGCGCGCAAAAAAGCGGAAGCCGCGAACCAGGCAAAATCTGAATTCCTGGCGAATATGAGTCACGAAATCCGGACGCCGCTCAATGGGATCGTTGGTTTTACAGACCTTCTCATGCAAACCAGCCTGGACACTTCCCAGGAAAAATACATGCAAACGATCAATAATTCCGCAAATACCTTGATGGATTTGATCAATGATGTCCTGGATTTCTCCAAGATCGAAGCCGGAAAACTGGAGCTGAGCGAGGAACGAACCGATCTGATCCAGCTTTGCGGGCAAACCGTAGATATGATCAAGCACCAGGCGCACCAGAAAGGCCTGGAGGTGTTGTTGCAGATTTCGCCAAACATCAGGCGATATGTGTATGTAGACGCCGTTCGCTTGCGGCAGATCCTGATCAATTTGCTCGGAAATGCGGTGAAATTTACCCACGAGGGAGAAGTTTCGCTAAGTGTACTGTCTACCAATCTCGATCATGATGAGGATGAAGTGGTCTTTAAATTTGAAATTCGGGACACGGGAATTGGAATTGCCCGGAAAAACCTGGACAAGATCTTCAACGCCTTTGACCAGGAAGATGCTTCAACAACCAGGAAATATGGTGGAAGTGGCCTTGGCCTGACCATTAGTAACCGACTCCTGAATTTGATGGACAGCAAACTGAATGTGTCCAGCGTCCTGGGCCAGGGCAGTACTTTTTATTTCCATGTGAAACTCAGGACCGAACAGGAGATCAACTTTGAGACCCGACCTATTAAAGACATTCGCAAAGTATTGATTGTGGATGACAATGATAATAATAGGGAAATTCTGAAGCAAATGCTCGCAGTGAATAAGATTGAGACCGTTTTGAGCCCAAATGGAATTGATGCGCTGAACAAACTGAAGGATCACGAGGATTTTGATCTGGCCATCATCGATTTCAATATGCCGTATCTCACCGGAATTGGCCTGATTGAACAAATCAGGAACAACTATCAGCTGGATGCCGATAAGCTTCCCGTGATCCTCTTACATAGTTCTACGGAAGATGAGATGATCCAGAAATCCTGCAAGGAGCTGGATGTGGCTTTTAATGTGACCAAACCTATCCAGATCGCGCAGTTATATGAACTGATTGAAAATATTGAAGAGCCTTTAAATGTCAAAGCGGTGATTCCGGAAGAGGAATTTAAGAATACCGCTGAAGAATTCAGGATCATGATCGTGGAAGATAACCCGGTAAACCGTTTCCTGGCCAATACCATCATTCAAAAAGTAGTGCCGAACGCGTTGATCATTTCTGCGGAAGACGGGGAGGAGGCCATCGAGAAATTTCGGGAAAATAAACTGGACCTGATCTTTATGGATATACAGATGCCCGTTCTGAGTGGACTGGAGGCTACGGAAGAAATTCGTAAAATTGAGAAAGAAAATTCTCACACTCCGATCATTGCTCTTACCGCACGCGCCCTGAAGAATGAGCGCGAGAAATATCTAGCCCGCGGGATGGACGATTACCTTACAAAGCCCGTCGTTCTTGAGGATGTTAAAGAGGTAATATTTAAATTTTTAATTAAGGAAAAGCCGTAA
- a CDS encoding response regulator transcription factor: MKRILVVEDNPMIVKSLEFKLRQEGYEVLVAQDGRQGVELMENNEIDLLLTDLMLPFVNGLQLIEQAKQKDPDLPIIVLSTSKQENIIMDAFNLGVEDFITKPFNPNELSLRVKRSLRNAD, from the coding sequence ATGAAAAGAATATTGGTGGTAGAAGACAACCCGATGATCGTGAAATCTCTTGAATTCAAGCTTCGGCAGGAAGGCTATGAAGTGCTGGTAGCACAGGATGGCCGCCAGGGAGTGGAATTGATGGAGAATAACGAGATAGATTTGTTGCTTACAGATTTGATGTTGCCGTTCGTAAATGGCTTACAGCTGATCGAACAGGCAAAGCAAAAAGACCCTGACCTTCCCATTATCGTGCTATCCACTTCGAAACAGGAGAATATTATCATGGATGCCTTTAATCTGGGAGTGGAAGATTTTATAACGAAGCCCTTTAACCCAAATGAACTTTCTTTGAGAGTAAAAAGATCTTTAAGAAACGCAGATTAA
- a CDS encoding HEAT repeat domain-containing protein encodes MNDYINTVSNGELILHVNLFFSVFFSLVALLLVGTILYMRYQKLRENRKIQKRREILSDFMMRYLFENPNDEQAIEAHQPQNNLQLRTAVQVIMEFVDNFKGESLELLRKLFYAWRLQKYVQHKLQSKLWYDVAQSIYISSELKLEEMREHVVKHTNSTRKDIRQQAIFYLINMAQENPLSFLHQVDKPLSVFEQIYIKDCMDTQYTGVIPEFGEYLEHPLESVQIFALKMIAEYNQFESIGEILPFLESEREELRIAAIESLSKLEYPELSERIEQKLPLEKASVRSHILRNLKRKYSLGDFQNLVGLIPETDYKNRVLHFNLANSLRKESKKLYI; translated from the coding sequence TTGAATGACTATATTAACACCGTTTCCAACGGCGAACTGATCCTGCACGTGAATTTATTTTTCTCAGTGTTCTTTTCCCTTGTAGCATTATTGCTGGTGGGAACGATCCTTTACATGCGGTATCAGAAGCTGAGAGAAAACCGTAAAATTCAGAAGCGGCGGGAGATCCTGTCAGATTTTATGATGCGGTATCTTTTTGAAAATCCTAATGATGAACAGGCAATAGAAGCTCACCAGCCACAAAACAACCTGCAGCTGCGAACCGCCGTGCAGGTGATCATGGAGTTCGTGGATAATTTCAAGGGTGAAAGCCTGGAATTACTGAGAAAACTCTTTTACGCCTGGCGACTTCAGAAATACGTTCAGCATAAATTGCAAAGTAAATTGTGGTACGATGTGGCACAATCGATCTACATTTCTTCCGAATTGAAACTGGAGGAAATGCGCGAGCACGTAGTGAAACACACCAATTCAACCAGGAAAGATATCAGGCAGCAGGCGATCTTTTACCTCATTAATATGGCGCAGGAAAACCCATTATCCTTTCTTCATCAGGTAGATAAGCCATTGAGCGTATTTGAGCAGATCTATATCAAAGACTGTATGGATACTCAGTATACGGGCGTCATCCCGGAATTTGGGGAATACCTCGAGCATCCACTGGAAAGTGTACAGATTTTTGCTTTAAAAATGATTGCGGAGTATAACCAGTTCGAAAGCATTGGGGAAATTCTTCCTTTTTTGGAGAGCGAGCGTGAAGAACTGCGCATCGCTGCTATTGAAAGCCTTTCAAAACTGGAATACCCGGAACTGAGTGAACGTATTGAACAAAAACTGCCTTTGGAAAAAGCCTCGGTTCGAAGCCACATTCTCAGAAACCTGAAAAGAAAATACAGTTTGGGAGATTTTCAGAATCTGGTGGGGTTAATTCCGGAAACCGACTATAAAAACCGGGTTTTACACTTCAATTTGGCCAATAGCCTGCGGAAAGAATCTAAAAAATTATATATTTAG
- a CDS encoding glycosyltransferase family 2 protein produces MELYQIVEIANWLFLIFGIVICLGYTLAAIFSFLEIRDYKRRIRFQTETPLLQSSDLPSVSILAPAFNEETNVTENVRSLLNLNYPNFEIVIINDGSKDRTLEKLIKKYDLEPDKFYYHQFVPTKEVRGVYRSKNKSFKNLKVIDKENGGKADALNAGINCADHEIICCIDVDCVLQQDALLKLIKPFLDSEEKVIASGGIIRVANNCIIEDGRLVDIKLPDTFLARAQIIEYFRAFLMGRMAWSHLDGLLLISGAFGMFDKETVIEAGGYDASTVGEDMELLVRMRRMMREQKQKYRVGFVPDPLCWTEVPQSWKILHRQRNRWTRGTAETLYIHRKMLFNPKYKVLGMLSVPYWLFFEWMAPLIEFLGIFYVFFLLFFSGIDPVVYLIFFITVYSFAVLFSITALFFEEYSFQQYKKPKYILKLLATIIVEPLFFHPFVMFAAVKGNIDLLRGKKKWGTMQRTGLNRQEQST; encoded by the coding sequence TTGGAATTATATCAAATAGTAGAAATAGCCAACTGGCTATTTTTAATTTTTGGAATCGTCATTTGTCTGGGGTATACACTTGCGGCCATTTTCTCCTTCCTGGAAATTCGCGATTATAAAAGAAGAATTCGTTTCCAAACGGAAACCCCGTTGTTGCAAAGTTCAGACCTGCCTTCAGTTTCTATTTTAGCACCCGCCTTTAACGAAGAAACGAACGTGACCGAAAATGTGCGTTCGCTGCTCAATTTGAATTATCCTAATTTTGAGATCGTCATCATCAATGATGGGAGCAAGGACCGCACCCTCGAAAAACTGATCAAAAAATACGATTTGGAACCCGATAAATTTTATTACCACCAGTTCGTTCCCACTAAAGAGGTCAGGGGCGTGTATCGCTCAAAAAACAAATCTTTTAAGAATCTCAAGGTTATTGATAAGGAAAACGGCGGAAAGGCAGACGCCCTGAACGCCGGGATCAATTGTGCTGACCATGAGATCATTTGCTGTATAGATGTAGATTGCGTGTTACAGCAGGATGCTTTGCTGAAGCTGATCAAACCCTTCCTGGATAGTGAAGAAAAAGTGATCGCTTCGGGTGGAATAATTCGTGTGGCGAATAATTGCATTATTGAGGATGGCCGGCTGGTAGATATCAAACTTCCGGACACCTTCCTGGCGAGGGCGCAGATCATTGAATATTTCCGTGCTTTCCTGATGGGGAGAATGGCATGGTCCCATTTAGACGGATTATTGCTCATTTCCGGCGCTTTCGGGATGTTTGATAAGGAAACGGTGATCGAAGCAGGTGGTTATGATGCCAGTACGGTTGGCGAGGATATGGAATTGCTGGTTCGCATGCGACGGATGATGCGTGAACAAAAGCAGAAATATCGCGTTGGTTTTGTACCAGATCCTTTATGCTGGACAGAAGTGCCGCAAAGCTGGAAGATCCTGCACCGCCAGCGTAACCGATGGACCCGTGGTACTGCGGAAACCCTTTACATTCACCGCAAGATGCTTTTTAATCCGAAATACAAGGTACTCGGAATGCTAAGTGTGCCTTACTGGTTATTTTTTGAATGGATGGCACCACTCATTGAATTCCTCGGGATTTTTTACGTGTTTTTTCTTTTGTTTTTCAGTGGGATCGATCCGGTAGTATACCTCATATTTTTCATAACGGTCTATTCATTTGCCGTCTTATTTTCCATTACAGCCTTATTCTTTGAGGAATATTCCTTTCAGCAGTACAAAAAACCGAAATACATTCTCAAGCTGCTGGCGACGATTATTGTAGAACCACTTTTTTTCCATCCCTTTGTGATGTTTGCAGCCGTAAAAGGAAATATTGACCTTCTCCGTGGTAAAAAGAAGTGGGGAACCATGCAACGAACCGGTCTCAACCGGCAGGAACAATCCACTTAA
- a CDS encoding LytR/AlgR family response regulator transcription factor codes for MKCIVIDDEELPRVVLRQLIENIPDLQLEGTFNSPLQAIRFLNQNEDVQLIFLDVNMPGFSGFDFIQTLKTMPAVILVTADKEHAITAFEYENVVDYLLKPVQKERF; via the coding sequence ATGAAATGTATCGTGATAGATGATGAGGAACTGCCACGCGTAGTGCTGCGTCAGCTTATAGAGAACATACCAGATCTTCAGTTAGAAGGGACTTTTAACAGTCCGCTTCAGGCTATTCGTTTTCTGAATCAAAATGAGGACGTGCAGCTTATTTTTCTGGATGTGAATATGCCGGGATTCAGTGGCTTTGATTTTATTCAGACCCTGAAAACTATGCCCGCGGTCATACTGGTAACTGCAGATAAAGAACATGCCATTACGGCTTTTGAATATGAAAACGTGGTGGATTATTTGCTTAAACCAGTCCAGAAAGAACGATTTTAA
- a CDS encoding LytTR family DNA-binding domain-containing protein, with protein sequence MLIKTTNGNHITYSSLKKIESKLPQESFMRVHRSYLINFKKIVDIEDNSVLIGKEIVPISRRFKPQLMERLNRL encoded by the coding sequence ATTTTGATCAAAACCACGAACGGTAATCACATTACCTACTCCAGCCTGAAAAAGATCGAATCCAAACTTCCGCAGGAAAGCTTCATGAGGGTACATCGTTCGTATCTTATCAATTTCAAAAAGATCGTGGATATCGAGGATAACAGTGTCCTGATTGGAAAGGAAATTGTTCCCATCAGCAGGCGGTTCAAGCCACAGCTAATGGAACGACTCAACCGTCTTTAG
- a CDS encoding STAS domain-containing protein — translation MIEIFTQGHQVKLNGQINSENVSEVEKQIDDLLDTYEGVSLDLNDISSIDTCGFFMLYVVQQRALLHGKKVEIEWATNDMIKKHAAGSQLSFLFGSLKLV, via the coding sequence ATGATAGAGATTTTTACTCAAGGGCATCAAGTAAAATTGAATGGTCAAATTAACTCAGAGAACGTTTCTGAAGTTGAAAAACAAATTGATGATCTTTTAGATACTTACGAAGGGGTAAGTTTGGATCTTAATGACATTTCCAGCATAGATACCTGCGGGTTCTTTATGCTGTATGTGGTACAGCAACGGGCGCTGCTCCACGGTAAAAAAGTGGAGATTGAGTGGGCCACGAATGACATGATCAAGAAGCACGCGGCAGGCAGCCAGTTATCTTTTCTGTTTGGTAGCTTAAAATTAGTTTGA
- a CDS encoding DUF2461 domain-containing protein, translating to MDFRKLFDFLHRLNNHNNKEWMDEHRKEYQSLRDDYLHWLEQLEIKFAQVDPDYTTTGAKKALNRINNNLLFHPNKPIYKDHFGAGLDKKPGASDFYIHLGINESFIAGGFYKPKKEYLDSIRAAIDYDGEELEKILQKPSFQKTFGEMLEIDPLKTSPKAYASDHRFIRYLRRRSFVISRDLTEKEIFSADFQQKLVKYYLEILPFRQYLNHAVSV from the coding sequence ATGGATTTCAGGAAATTATTCGATTTTCTTCACCGGCTAAACAATCATAATAATAAAGAATGGATGGACGAGCACCGTAAGGAATACCAGTCCTTGCGGGACGATTACCTGCACTGGCTGGAACAGCTGGAAATCAAATTCGCTCAGGTTGATCCTGATTATACCACGACGGGGGCTAAAAAAGCCCTGAACCGAATCAATAATAACCTGCTTTTTCATCCCAATAAGCCCATCTATAAAGATCATTTTGGCGCAGGACTGGATAAAAAACCGGGAGCTTCTGACTTCTACATTCACCTGGGTATCAATGAAAGCTTTATCGCCGGAGGCTTTTATAAACCGAAGAAAGAATATTTGGATAGCATCCGGGCTGCGATAGATTATGACGGGGAAGAACTGGAAAAGATCTTGCAAAAACCATCATTTCAAAAGACTTTCGGGGAAATGCTGGAGATCGATCCGTTGAAAACAAGCCCAAAAGCATATGCTTCAGATCATCGCTTTATTCGTTATCTAAGACGAAGGAGTTTTGTGATTTCCAGGGATCTTACCGAAAAAGAGATATTTTCGGCCGATTTTCAGCAAAAACTTGTGAAATATTACCTGGAGATTTTACCTTTTCGCCAGTATTTAAATCATGCAGTAAGCGTTTAA